The segment aattaggactggttttgtatttacttttgatacTGAATGATTGTTAGCTTTATCGGTCAAATATGACcttccattgaaaatgaatgggggAGATTGGAAATCTGAGAAATAGTTAGTGATCCGAACCAtgttgttcatgttcatgttcacacatgcatttatatgtTATGTTTGGTCTTAATAACTTATTCCACTGTCTTTGAGATGCTTGTACTCATTCAAAAAATCATAAAGAAACTCCTCAATGAGACTCGGCTTGTTTTGTCCACAGTATATAATGACAATAAATGGATCAAAATGGCTAAAGTTTTTTTACACCACCATCAGAGAACTGTAGGAGATATTCAGGTCTTTGGTCAGGCTGCTTGTACAGGTTAAATACTTATTTACTCTGCAGATGTTTTAGTTTAGTACAATATCAAGTTATGTggtcattaaatattttttgtgttctGGGTATAAAATCTACACAATGTCAACATTACAAGTGTCGTTGTCTCATATTTACTCATGAGACTGAGTTTTCTTATCCTATGCAAATACATGAATTATTAATGACAGAACGTGATGCTTTCCAATGACAGACCTGTCAAACTGTGAGATCACATAGAAGATGATAGAGGTGTACATGGGTCGCAAGTGTTTGGTGTAAAAGTTTGGGTGTATCGCATGGCTTTCCCTGTGGCACTGCCAGGGCTAGACTCTGGTTGTGGGAAGTTGATTGGCCATCAACTTCCAACACATTGAAACTGTTTCTGTGTAGCAAGCATTTTTATCGGAAGCGCAAAGAAAACTGGAGAATGGTGAACTTTGGccatattcattttttattaagcaAGATAAACACTTACAAATACAGGAACATGTAAATAAACATTAAGGTATCTACTGAATTTGAGCTAAACTTGTACTGAACCTGAAATTTGCTTTAATTGCAATATAACCATGAAAAACTCATACTGGAATTGCCAGAAGAGGGAATAATAAAAATGAGAATGCTAAATATAAACATGTATTATATATAAGTCATTGCATATAATTAactcattttacatttttcttctcACAAATCCATATAAAAAAGTTAGTACATGGATAATCAGCCCATCCTTCTGAAATTCTGACAATACAGTTCTCTTCTGTATATCCACCGGGCTCATTAGCATTCCAGAACCTGCATCATATCAGCATTAGATGTTCAGAGTTGCTTTCTGTGTGTAATGAACCATTTATCACGTAATTATCAGTTCAATTCAGTGATTTTCTCACCCAGAGGTCATTGTGCTGCCATCTACCCATGTCCATGTGCCTTCCACTTCAATATCAGTCAGACCAATCCAGGTTTCAGATCCACAGGATATTTTCTTCACAAAATCCTGAATTTGTGAAAGAAATTACATCAAACATTTACTTCAACTGACCTTTCACAAACAATACACATATATTCAGTTTAGAAATACCCATTACCCTGACATAAAaccatctgatttttttttttttacttaaaaggaTGTCCATATGTAAACCTCTGATGAAGGTTTTGTCAATTTTAGCTCACTTCTAGTTACAAACATGCCCAAAGAATATGATTAAGAAAGTACCTTTCACTCACTTGTGTTTTGCTGTCATTTATGATCACTAGATCTGCTCCTCTCTCTGTACAGTATCTTCTGCCCTCAGCCCAGCTCTTCGTCTCAGTGGAAACATAGTAAAGACTGAATTGATAGTAAATCCATCCATCTGTGAACATCCAGTTTAACTATCAGctctttattgtcatttactgTACATACCTAAATATATTGATAATAGAGAAACAAGTCTGTCATTGAATATTTGTGGATTAAGTGTAGTTCAAGAATACCTTGAAAAAACTTTGCCAGTTCATTTTTCTCTTGACTGAACtgtttgtttagtttaaataAGCTGGTATTGTTGGTTAGTAGctggtttctttcttctgtgaggtTGGTGATCTTAGTTAGAAGCTGTTGTTTCTCCTCTGTGTAGTTTGTGCTTTTTGTATAGATGAGGACACACAGCACTATGACTGcagtcagcagaagaacacacagcaGCCCCAAACACACACCAGCTGCTCTGGAGATCGTCAAACCATCACTTCCTGAATCTCAACAAACATCACTTGATTCTCTTTATTTGTCCATTCAACACATCAACTGAAAACATGCCAACTGAGCAATAAATCCATTATTGATCAAATCTGtgctattattaaaaatattcatgATTAATCTTAGTACCTGTGAGTTCTGATGACTGGATTCTCATCGCGTTACAGTCAGTGATCTCTTTTCCAGATTTACCagttatatttttagtaatattttcgTACACAGAATCATCCCTTTTTCCGTCTTCTCTGTGCATTTCCGTAAATTTCTGTAGTTATTGTTGTCAAGTTTAGTTACACTTACAGTTACACTAGTGGACTGTGTTGTGTTCCTCATCAGTGTTCATGAAGCCAGTATTTCTGCAGAAAGGAACTGTTCTTTGGAGTTTCTGTTATTTATGGATTAAGGAACTTCAACTCACCGCTGAACGTCACCATCTACAGTGTTGattgtgttcatttaaatgagGTTCAGTATCTGTATAAAGTCTTCAGAGGGTTGTTCATTTTGATGCTGGATAGGATTTAGGAACATTTATGGCTTGTGAAGTTTTCAGGTTGTTGCTGGCACATAAAAAAGTTAAGACAGctgatatttttcatttttcatggtTTAAACTGTTTGTTTAGTTGAAATAAGCTACTAACTAACAATACCAGCTTAATTCAACTAAACAAACAGTTCAATCAAGAGAAAAATGAACTGGCAAAGTTTTTACAAGGTATTGTTGAACTACACTTAATCAACTTGTAGTAACTCTACATGTAGGCTAATCAAGCATGCTGAGATTGAGTAATTGTAACTCAATACATTTCAAGTAACACTAGTAACCAAAGAACAAACATTGCATACCTGTAGATCTTTTGCCAAGACAATCCAtcagtcatttttgttatttgtgcAGAAAAAGAACAATGTAacttcccaaaaatgtaaaaaacatcaacATAGGTCAAAGTTTATGCTGTGTTGAATTATGCTGATTAGTGGACTCTCAGAAAGGTTGCAGGCCTACCGTAACACTATTCAAATAATAGCCCAGTCCCAGATGCCTGTCCCTTGGGGCAGAAACACATATTTAGAAAACTAGGGATAcacgatattatcggccgatattggCTTTAAAATTCAATATCAGTAGATATCGGTATCGGTTTAAAGATCCTTTCAGAGCCCGCTTTAAGCCCATAGTAGCATTCATGGTTGAATCCTGGTGCAAGCCCACTTTAAACCCCTTTAGGCAGGTGGGGCCCAAATGGGTCTGACATGAATTACCCAGTTAAGACCCACATAAGACCCTTACAGGTCCCACTTAAAACCCATCTTGGCATCCACGGCTGGCCCCCGTGTGCAAGCCCATTTTAAACGGCCATTAAGCAGGTGGGGCCCAAATTGCCCGGTTAAGATCCCACATAACATCCTTATAGATCCCTTTTAAAGCCCATCTGGGCATCCACGGCTGGATCCTGGGTGCAAACCCACTTTAGACCCATTTGGGCAGGTGGGGCCCAAATGAGTCTGACATGAATTGCCCAATTAAGACCCATGCAGTCCCACTTTTAGTACGTCTGGGCTTCCAGGGCTTGCCCAAATGTGGATCCCGGGTGCAAGCCCATAATGGGTCCCACATTTGCCGCCCATGAAGCCCTCATCTGGGCCCCACATGTCATTGTTGGCTGGGCATATATgttacagattttctttttttctttttgtaaatgaCTTACATACTAAAAGTTGTACATGAGGCAAACATAATGAAGCCATTCACTCATATACCGAATCTGCTTTACACTCAGTTTGCAATTAAAACTTGAAAACACATTTCTTTACATTAGACACATGATTAAAATCTAACAGCTCTTGTGTATCATTTGAGAAACACTGCCATTTAAATGCCACACTTATTTACTGATTAACTATACTCAATGAAACATCATTTGTtcacttgtgaaaaaaaaaaatatttagaagaaacaaataattttttattaacccctagaatAGTTTTTTTGTAGTGTAAATATACTTAATTTGATCACTAAAAAGAACTCAGTTCTTTTTACTTTTACACTATCAGGAaataaaagttacaaaagctgtcactggggaaGTACGTTTTACTTAATACGTTGTACACTTAAAGCCCGGGACATGCTGCTAGATTTTCAGCTGTCTCAGACGAAAGATTGGCATTGTGAAACAATCGTGGTGATTTCTGTGGTCATGGTCATATGTCGTACAGAAAGAGAGGTTCAAAGAGGGCTGTTGTCATGGTCTTGTAACCAAAGATAGCCTATGATTATTTTCTGATAGTGTCAGAAATTCAGCATGATCATCGCACCGTGTGTTTGCTGCTATGACCCATTTCTACTGACCAGTCAATAAAAATATGACAAGAAATCAACGCGACATGGCgctaaaacataaaactgcttACCTCAAGCTTTTATCGCTTCCTCTTTTGCCGCTTCCACTTTTTTTTAGCACACATAAAAACTTAAACTGCCAAAATGTGATTCatcatgttatttttgttttatcacTAGAACATGCTaatgatgtttttttctgctcTAGTAAAGTGGATCGTAGCCTACGAGTCAATAGGTATCATCATCGTACAGTCTACATGCATGTCATACCCAAGTTTACCAGATCCATGTCGCACAGTGTGATTTGCAGTGATCTTAAATGATGGCTACAATCATGCAGTATGtcccttaaagggatatttcacccaaaaatcataattacatcattaataactcatcctcatgtcgttccaaaccagtaatgctgtgttcacaccaaacgcgaatagagcgtcaaattcgcgtctaccgcgtctagtttgccgcttgaccattttgagatcattcgctttaTTCGAgcgagtaattcgcttcattcgcgtgtgaaattaacttcacaacagacgcgaattcacGTCATGGGGGCTTGagtctgatgtctctttagtggtttaagataaaatgtaattcgtttggggtaaaatgagatgtttcttatctttggccttttcaatttatctattaatatgttttttatatatatataggtcctttttattcctgtctctatagaaatatgaacttttgtcatatagctccagTTGACTgttcactgacaacatcagtcgttcctgcTTGTTGAATGaatggagaagggtattcctgcacaaccggaggctgcaggaacatactgttgaatgaatgactcctagcaggctcctgattggttaacacgCCGCAAATTGACACCATAGttaaaatttttcaactcgggcggacACGTTTGACACGatttcgcgtcaaacgctaaatgcacaaaaagcaccattctcATGCGAAGCGTGAACTggacgcgcgaatgaggcgaatttgtGTCTTCTGCGCTTAAGACCTCTAGACGCGTGTGAaagcgcctttgcattgacttaacattgaaattattcgcgtttggtgtgaacacagcataagacctccatttatcttcggaacacagtttaagatattttagatttagagctctcagtccctccattgaaactgtgtgtacggtctactgttcatgtccagaaaggtaagaaaaacataatcaaagtatttCATGTGACATCAAagagtcagttagaatttttttaagcatcaaaaatacattttggtccaaaaatagcaaaaactatgactttattcagcatcgtcttctcttccgtcactgttgtgagagagttaaaaacaaagcagtttgtgatagccggttcgcgaacgaatcattcgatgtaaccagatctttttgaacctgttcacaaaatcgaactgaatcgttttaaatggttcgcgtctctaataagcattaatctacaaatgacttaagctgttaacttgtttaatgtggctgacactccctctgagttaaaacaaaccaatatgccGGAGttattcatgtactcaaacagtacactgactgtgaactgctgtgaagagagagatgaacaccgagccgagccagataatgactcgttcacgagtcaagaaccggttgcatcggttttcggataaccagtagttctttctgacagtttgattcaataaaccggttgaagaaaacggttcaccggttcttttgttctcgacgtaatggcgtcattggcgatgactgcaagccttcggtttacccacgctcataacatcagcacagaatcagttcagaatcaatcaccaaaagaatcagttcggttcagacgctctgtttgtcggtttgcttcacgctgaatcacacatgcgcagtatcattagctccttggttctcgaatcggacacgtctgacagaaacggttcttgactcgtgaacgagtcattatctggctcggctcagtgttcatcttcagttctctcttcacagcagttcagtcagtgtactgtttgagtaaattaattactctgggatactGGTTTGTTATAACTCAgaagaagtgtcagccacattaaaaaagttcaccgcttaagtcatttgcggattaatgcgtattggagacgcgaaccatttaaaatgattcagttcaatttggttaactggttcaaaaagatccggttacatctaatgattcgttcgcgaaccagatatgacaa is part of the Carassius gibelio isolate Cgi1373 ecotype wild population from Czech Republic chromosome A4, carGib1.2-hapl.c, whole genome shotgun sequence genome and harbors:
- the LOC127969635 gene encoding CD209 antigen-like protein C isoform X1 encodes the protein MHREDGKRDDSVYENITKNITGKSGKEITDCNAMRIQSSELTDSGSDGLTISRAAGVCLGLLCVLLLTAVIVLCVLIYTKSTNYTEEKQQLLTKITNLTEERNQLLTNNTSLFKLNKQFSQEKNELAKFFQDGWIYYQFSLYYVSTETKSWAEGRRYCTERGADLVIINDSKTQDFVKKISCGSETWIGLTDIEVEGTWTWVDGSTMTSGFWNANEPGGYTEENCIVRISEGWADYPCTNFFIWICEKKNVK
- the LOC127969635 gene encoding CD209 antigen-like protein C isoform X2, with protein sequence MHREDGKRDDSVYENITKNITGKSGKEITDCNAMRIQSSELTGSDGLTISRAAGVCLGLLCVLLLTAVIVLCVLIYTKSTNYTEEKQQLLTKITNLTEERNQLLTNNTSLFKLNKQFSQEKNELAKFFQDGWIYYQFSLYYVSTETKSWAEGRRYCTERGADLVIINDSKTQDFVKKISCGSETWIGLTDIEVEGTWTWVDGSTMTSGFWNANEPGGYTEENCIVRISEGWADYPCTNFFIWICEKKNVK